From Eubalaena glacialis isolate mEubGla1 chromosome 5, mEubGla1.1.hap2.+ XY, whole genome shotgun sequence, one genomic window encodes:
- the ZBTB49 gene encoding zinc finger and BTB domain-containing protein 49 isoform X1, protein MRVNCVENLLNIPAIWSFTNGLIQAGNLQTHLRRHSGEKPYICEICGKRFAASGDVQRHIIIHSGEKPHLCDICGRGFSNFSNLKEHKKTHTADKVFTCDECGKSFNMQRKLVKHRVRHTGERPYSCSACGKCFGGSGDLRRHVRTHTGEKPYTCDICSKCFTRSAVLRRHKKMHCRADDQGQDALEELTQAIETSDLEKSQSSDSFSQDVSLTLMPVSVKIPVHAVEEDSVAEFDGHCKFRSLVQSHGASEQEKLSLGPLKLAKPHVPQAQHQAYSYSDVEASAGTEPLQADGMAAIRSSLAALDHHCADPLGSRASAPAYRNSEGQFFSSMTLWGLAMKTLQNESELDQ, encoded by the exons gCGGGTAACTTGCAGACTCACTTACGTCGGCATTCTGGGGAGAAACCATACATCTGCGAGATCTGCGGGAAGAG GTTTGCAGCCTCTGGTGATGTCCAGCGTCACATCATTATTCACTCAGGAGAAAAACCACACTTGTGTGACATCTGTGGTCGAG GGTTCAGTAACTTCAGTAATTTGAAGGAGCACAAAAAGACACACACGGCTGATAAAGTCTTCACCTGTGATGAGTGTGGAAAGTCTTTTAACATGCAGAGGAAGTTGGTAAAGCACAGAGTTCGGCACACGGGTGAGCGGCCTTACAGCTGCTCTGCCTGTG gaaAATGTTTTGGAGGATCCGGCGACCTCCGCAGGCACGTCCGCACTCACACAGGGGAGAAGCCGTACACGTGTGACATCTGCAGCAAGTGCTTCACCCGCTCTGCCGTGCTGCGGCGGCACAAGAAGATGCACTGCAGGGCCGATGACCAGGGGCAGGACGCTCTGGAGGAGCTCACGCAGGCCATCGAGACCTCGGACCTGGAGAAATCTCAGAGCTCGGATTCTTTTTCTCAGGACGTGTCCTTGACTTTGATGCCCGTGTCTGTTAAAATCCCCGTCCACGCAGTGGAAGAAGACTCAGTGGCAGAATTTGACGGCCACTGTAAGTTCCggtccctggttcagtctcacgGAGCGAGTGAGCAGGAGAAGCTCAGCTTGGGTCCCCTCAAGCTCGCCAAGCCTCACGTGCCGCAGGCGCAGCACCAGGCCTACAGCTACTCAGACGTGGAGGCCTCGGCTGGCACGGAGCCGCTGCAAGCTGACGGTATGGCCGCGATCCGCTCGTCCCTGGCTGCCCTGGACCACCACTGCGCCGACCCCCTGGGCAGCCGCGCGTCCGCCCCCGCGTACAGGAACTCGGAGGGACAGTTCTTCTCCAGCATGACCCTGTGGGGGCTGGCGATGAAGACGCTGCAGAATGAAAGCGAGCTGGACCAGTGA